One window of Vespula pensylvanica isolate Volc-1 chromosome 13, ASM1446617v1, whole genome shotgun sequence genomic DNA carries:
- the LOC122633776 gene encoding unconventional myosin-Va isoform X2, whose product MATLGLSKVFILDKYFTELQKFWETEKKLQDASSSNEAVHLQQRLRSLSTELVTLRNRLHVSQPPNGGSVPSPGTQGALSKSPEKGNSLVTGVTAGVGTNTGSSGTGNGNGTGNGAPSSPAPAVPPRTSLPPASTVSHGIGHPTGHSSNHSTSHTLTASAIVHPHVNHASANTLGHNSTVANNFISDLDPTKRHNGVSDDGIVSCVTALGCLRSPPISSIIADVKNAKSNQGQHRCLPKATTPASTGPATSTALDDLIHLPGPLTEDAVLKCLQARFCAKQYHTNVGPILVSINPYTDVGNPLTLTSTRAVPLAPQLNRVVQEAVRQQSETGYPQAIILSGTSGSGKTYASMLLLRQLFDVAGGGPETDAFKHLAAAFTVLRSLGSAKTATNSESSRIGHFIEVQVTDGALYRTKIHCYFLDQTRVIRPLPDEKNYHIFYQMLAGLSHEERVKLNLEGYNLKNLRYLQNGDTRQDEAEDAIRFQAWKACLGVLGIPFLDVVRVLAAVLILGNVGFTDGPGVEVGVIGENELASVAALLGVPPPALLRGLTSRTHNARGQLVKSVCDANMSNMTRDSLAKALYCRTVATIVRRANSLKRLGSTLGTLSSDSNESVHNQAEVTSQHASTIGSSAGGTGSRSMTALNNAVRHATDGFIGILDMFGFEDPKPSQLEHLCINLCAETMQHFYNTHIFKSSIESCRDEGIRCDVEVDYVDNVPCIDLISSLRTGLLSMLDVECSIRGTAESYVAKVKVQHKQNLRLFEPRPVDCRSFGIQHFAGRVTYDASDFLDTNKDVVPDDLVAVFYKHTCSFGFATHLFGSELKALYANDTVPRGVSFRISPTSHTDLLNGDEPISTLTQDFHTRLDNLLRTLVHARPHFVRCIRSNGTETPMHLDRGVAMRQIRSLQVLETVNLMAGGYPHRMRFKAFNARYRLIAPFKQLRRAEEQAVEDTKLILQNAQQLKNKFGASTSWALGKRHIFLSEGIRQQLECLRSETRRKAATVIQATWRGWRVRRRWPLRRTTMCVSTVIGQKKLQQTTTTGNTGTVQRNVTTGTGTGTGTRPRPQPIAGTPPPDPSEKCADQKMIQQTCTLFGLDLERPPPVPPSRSYTVTGNTKLGYPQTRIMKMPFPEEGEGEVVLLKGETVLVIGASPRRGHLLVEHNNTTLHVPYQFMELKPCNINV is encoded by the exons ATGCCTCGTCCTCGAACGAAGCTGTACACCTACAGCAACGTCTGAGGAGCCTGAGCACGGAACTGGTGACCCTGAGGAACCGGCTACACGTAAGCCAACCTCCAAACGGTGGTTCAGTGCCGTCACCAGGAACACAAGGTGCCCTGTCGAAAAGTCCAGAGAAGGGTAATTCTCTTGTTACTGGTGTTACTGCTGGTGTTGGTACTAATACCGGTAGCAGTGGTACTGGTAATGGTAATGGTACTGGTAATGGTGCACCTTCCTCACCAGCACCAGCCGTACCACCAAGGACCAGCTTACCACCTGCATCCACGGTATCCCATGGAATCGGCCATCCGACTGGTCACTCGTCCAACCATTCCACCAGTCACACGCTCACGGCATCCGCGATCGTTCATCCTCACGTCAATCACGCCTCTGCGAACACGCTCGGCCACAACTCCACTGTCGCGAATAATTTCATATCTG ATTTAGATCCAACGAAGCGGCACAACGGCGTGTCGGACGATGGTATAGTATCTTGTGTGACAGCCCTTGGTTGCCTACGATCACCTCCAATCTCCAGTATTATCGCCGACGTGAAGAACGCTAAGAGTAATCAAGGCCAGCATCGATGTCTCCCGAAAGCAACCACACCAGCCAGTACTGGTCCTGCGACCTCTACGGCCTTGGACGATCTCATTCATTTACCTGGACCTCTCACGGAGGATGCGGTACTCAAATGCCTTCAAGCTCGTTTTTGTGCTAAACAGTATCAC ACGAATGTGGGGCCTATCTTGGTCAGTATCAATCCTTACACGGATGTTGGGAATCCACTGACCTTGACGAGTACCAGGGCCGTACCATTGGCACCCCAATTGAACAGGGTCGTCCAGGAAGCTGTAAGACAACAATCAGAGACTGGTTATCCACAAGCGATTATACTTTCTG GAACAAGCGGATCCGGGAAAACGTATGCCTCGATGTTATTACTTCGGCAACTTTTCGACGTAGCTGGCGGTGGCCCGGAAACAGACGCTTTTAAACATCTGGCAGCTGCATTCACGGTTCTTAGATCTTTGGGATCTGCTAAAACTGCCACGAACTCGGAAAGTTCAAGAATA GGTCACTTCATCGAGGTACAAGTTACCGACGGAGCTTTGTACAGAACAAAAATTCATTGTTATTTCTTGGATCAAACGAGAGTGATCCGACCATTACCAGATgagaaaaattatcatatattctaTCAGATGTTAGCTGGTTTGTCTCATGAGGAGAGAG TGAAACTCAATTTGGAAGGATATAATCTGAAAAATTTGAGGTACCTACAAAATGGCGATACTAGACAGGACGAGGCAGAAGATGCGATAAGATTTCAAGCTTGGAAAGCTTGTTTGG GTGTTCTCGGTATACCTTTCCTCGACGTTGTAAGAGTATTAGCTGCTGTTTTGATTCTTGGTAACGTAGGATTCACGGATGGGCCTGGTGTTGAGGTTGGTGTAATCGGAGAAAATGAACTCGCTTCGGTGGCCGCACTTTTGGGGGTTCCGCCACCTGCACTTCTCAGAGGTCTTACATCGAGGACCCACAATGCCCGAGGACAATTGGTTAAGTCGGTCTGCGATGCAAACATG tCCAACATGACGAGAGATTCCTTGGCCAAAGCTCTTTATTGTCGTACCGTAGCAACTATAGTCAGAAGAGCTAACAGTTTAAAAAGATTAGGATCGACGCTTGGAACTCTTTCGTCTGATTCCAACGAGTCTGTTCATAATCAAGCTGAAGTCACCAGTCAACATGCTTCTACTATTGGCAGTTCTGCAG GTGGTACTGGTTCAAGGAGCATGACAGCTTTGAACAATGCCGTGAGACATGCGACAGATGGTTTTATAGGAATCTTAGACATGTTTGGATTCGAAGATCCGAAACCGAGTCAATTGGAACACCTCTGTATAAATTTGTGTGCTGAGACTATGCAACATTTTTATAACACGCACATTTTTAAGAGTTCCATCGAAAGTTGCCGTGACGAAGGTATAAGGTGTGACGTTGAGGTGGATTATGTTGACAATGTACCTTGTATCGATCTCATTTCTTCTTTG CGTACCGGTTTACTCAGCATGTTGGACGTCGAATGTTCGATACGTGGTACTGCGGAGAGTTACGTAGCTAAGGTGAAAGTTCAGCACAAACAAAATCTTCGACTATTCGAACCTAGACCAGTAGATTGCAGATCTTTCGGTATTCAACATTTTGCTGGCAGAGTCACGTACGATGCATCAGATTTTTTGG ACACCAACAAAGATGTTGTGCCTGATGATTTGGTGGCTGTCTTTTATAAACACACTTGCAGCTTTGGTTTCGCTACCCATTTGTTTGGCAGTGAATTAAAAGCTTTGTACGCAAACGATACTGTTCCAAGAGGTGTTAGCTTTAGGATATCACCGACTTCTCATACGGATCT TTTAAACGGCGATGAACCGATCTCAACGCTAACGCAAGACTTTCATACGAGATTGGACAATCTGTTAAGAACTCTGGTCCATGCTAGGCCACATTTTGTTAGATGCATCAGAAGCAATGGAACTGAAACTCCTATGCATTTGGATCGAGGTGTTGCGATGAGGCAAATACGTTCCCTGCAGGTTTTAGAGACTGTTAATTTAATGGCTGGCG GTTACCCGCATAGGATGCGATTCAAGGCGTTTAATGCGAGGTATAGATTGATCGCACCTTTCAAACAATTACGACGAGCTGAGGAACAAGCTGTCGAGGATACAAAacttattttacaaaatgcacaacaattgaaaaataaatttggagCTAGTACGAGTTGGGCACTTGGAAAGAGACACATTTTCCTTAGCGAGGGCATTCGTCAACAGTTAGAATGTTTGCGTTCGGAGACAAGAAGGAAAGCTGCCACTGTGATACAG gCTACGTGGAGGGGATGGAGAGTTCGAAGGAGATGGCCATTAAGAAGAACGACGATGTGTGTATCAACGGTTATTGGTCAGAAGAAACTACAACAGACGACGACAACTGGTAATACTGGAACTGTTCAAAGAAATGTTACAACGGGAACAGGAACCGGAACTGGTACTCGTCCTAGACCACAACCAATCGCTGGTACACCACCACCAGATCCTTCGGAAAAATGTGCCGATCAAAAAATGATTCAACAAACTTGTACATTATTTGGCCTTGATCTG GAACGTCCACCACCGGTACCACCAAGTAGATCATACACCGTAACAGGTAATACGAAATTAGGATATCCGCAAACAAGGATCATGAAGATGCCTTTTCCag AAGAAGGGGAAGGAGAAGTAGTATTATTGAAAGGTGAAACAGTGTTAGTCATTGGAGCATCTCCGAGGCGAGGACATCTCTTAGTAGAACACAACAATACTACGTTACATGTGCCTTATCAATTCATGGAGCTTAAACCTTGCAACAttaacgtataa